A window of Apium graveolens cultivar Ventura chromosome 8, ASM990537v1, whole genome shotgun sequence contains these coding sequences:
- the LOC141680138 gene encoding uncharacterized protein LOC141680138, whose amino-acid sequence MTVGEYEKKFIELVRFVGDYVDTDEKGAKRFQQGLKPWLRSRVAAFKLTTYAKVVQKAMNQGGPRRFKKGDIKSQKNRIQGPSGQRSQQANPECKFCNKRHVGNYNKAEIVCYKCNSEGHYANECRNPKPPVTCFKCGETGHPYNQAMTSSVPIIQLPSNQPSESATPVFPPFYPAQAQTFNMNIKDVVQSSEVVAGTLFVNNVNAKVLFNSGDTRSFISESFVGRLNCEIELLVEPLSIIVANQERVSVKSICPRCKVEISGYNFPVSLIPFQLGEFDIILGMDWLVENGAQIDYKKKKVILKSPQGKKVEFKGQKQVKTFLTMIQAKKLLRQGCEGF is encoded by the exons ATGACTGTAGGAGAGTATGAGAAGAAATTCATTGAATTGGTTAGGTTTGTCGGAGATTATGTGGACACGGATGAAAAGGGAGCGaaaagatttcaacaaggattgaagccttggCTACGAAGCAGAGTGGCTGCCTTTAAATTGACCACATATGCTAAAGTGGTCCAGAAGGCGATG AACCAAGGAGGACCTCGAAGATTTAAGAAGGGTGATATTAAGAGTCAGAAGAATAGGATTCAAGGGCCAAGTGGACAAAGATCCCAGCAAGCAAATCCGGAGTGTAAGTTCTGCAACAAGAGACACGTGGGTAACTACAATAAGGCCGAAATCGTTTGTTACAAGTGCAATTCAGAAGGTCATTATGCGAATGAGTGCCGAAACCCGAAGCCTCCTGTTACATGCTTCAAATGTGGAGAGACCGGTCACCCTTACAATCAAGCAATGACATCTTCTGTTCCAATTATTCAACTACCTTCAAATCAACCTTCCGAATCTGCAACTCCAGTATTTCCTCCTTTCTATCCTGCTCAGGCCCAGACATTCAACATGAATATcaaggatgttgttcagagttctgaagttgtggcaggtacgcttttTGTCAACAACGTCAATGCTAAAGTGCTATTTAATTCTGGAGATACTAGATCTTTCATATCTGAATCTTTTGTTGGCAGGTTAAATTGTGAAATTGAACTGTTAGTTGAACCTCTATCTATCATTGTGGCtaatcaagaacgagtatctgttaaaAGTATTTGTCCTCGGTGTAAAGTAGAGATTTCAGGCTATAATTTTCCTGTTTCCCTTATACCTTTTcaattaggagaatttgacattatattaggaatggattggctagtAGAGAATGGTGCTCAGATAGATTataagaagaagaaagtgattcttAAGTCCCCTCAAGGAAAGAAGGTAGAGTTTAAAGGACAGAAACAAGTTAAAACATTTTTGACGATGATTCAAGCGAAAAAGttgttaagacaaggatgtgaagg attttaa